The following proteins come from a genomic window of Rubrobacter aplysinae:
- a CDS encoding GNAT family N-acetyltransferase, with amino-acid sequence MEESLEARGRRIFRELPTLETRRLTLRRMRLGDAGAMHAYASDPEVARHMLWEPHESLRDSENFLRFVRERYSRGDPAGWGLEECETGEFIGTCGIQGWQPEHSRAEIGYVLSREHWGRGLMTEAVAAVVGFGFDRVGLNRLEARCLDGNAASARVLEKAGMAHEGTSRSSHLIGGGFRDLHHYAILRDDPRPG; translated from the coding sequence TTGGAGGAGAGCCTGGAGGCCCGGGGCCGGCGCATCTTCCGGGAGCTGCCGACTCTGGAGACCCGGCGTCTGACGCTGCGCCGCATGCGGCTCGGTGACGCCGGGGCCATGCACGCCTACGCCTCCGACCCGGAGGTGGCCCGCCACATGCTCTGGGAGCCCCACGAGAGCCTCCGGGACTCGGAGAACTTCCTCCGCTTCGTGCGGGAACGTTACTCCAGAGGCGACCCGGCGGGCTGGGGCCTGGAGGAATGTGAGACCGGGGAGTTTATCGGGACGTGCGGCATCCAGGGCTGGCAGCCGGAGCACTCGCGGGCCGAGATCGGGTACGTGCTCTCCCGCGAGCACTGGGGCCGGGGCCTGATGACCGAGGCCGTCGCCGCCGTCGTGGGGTTCGGCTTCGACCGGGTGGGACTCAACCGGCTGGAGGCCCGCTGCCTGGACGGTAACGCCGCCTCGGCCCGGGTCCTGGAGAAGGCCGGCATGGCCCACGAGGGGACCTCCCGGTCGAGCCACCTTATCGGGGGAGGCTTCCGGGACCTGCACCACTACGCGATACTCCGGGACGATCCGCGCCCAGGGTGA
- a CDS encoding FAD-dependent monooxygenase, whose translation MNCERALVAGAGIGGLAAAVALRNAGFEPLVLERAATTREAGAGLLLGANAVAALHSLGLHETASGLGVPTTAGLLRDPRGETLADLRLPAGSERLGADSMAVSRPELVSALVSAAGGDVVRTVRRVAGLRRTEGGVAAVLEGGGEERGRVLIGADGLHSTVRAVRGRPREARFENPPRYAGYTAWRGVARRAGGLVPRGVGLETWGRGVRFGCVYIGGGRVYWFATQNAPEGARDVPGESRARVLGLLRGWHEPVQALVRATPEEEIRRDDIYDRDPTLRWGSGPVTLLGDAAHPMTPNLGQGAGQALVDAAALGGALSRPGTPEAGLRLYERRRAAPAAALVLLSRYAGVAGQLESPTLTGLRDRVFRAAPRRLKERQLREMLGYRGR comes from the coding sequence ATGAATTGCGAGAGAGCGCTGGTGGCCGGAGCCGGTATCGGGGGGCTCGCGGCGGCGGTTGCCCTGCGTAACGCGGGGTTCGAGCCCCTAGTACTGGAACGCGCGGCAACGACGCGGGAGGCCGGGGCCGGGCTCCTGCTCGGCGCTAACGCCGTGGCCGCGCTCCACTCCCTCGGGCTGCACGAGACCGCTTCCGGGCTCGGGGTGCCGACGACCGCCGGGCTGCTCCGCGACCCTCGCGGAGAGACCCTGGCCGACCTCCGGCTGCCGGCGGGCAGCGAGCGCCTGGGAGCGGATAGCATGGCCGTGAGCCGGCCCGAGCTGGTTTCGGCGCTCGTCTCGGCGGCGGGCGGGGACGTCGTGCGCACCGTGCGCCGGGTGGCCGGGCTGCGCCGGACGGAGGGCGGCGTGGCGGCGGTGCTGGAAGGCGGCGGCGAGGAGCGCGGGCGCGTCCTGATCGGGGCGGACGGGCTCCACTCCACCGTGCGGGCCGTGCGTGGGCGGCCTCGCGAAGCGCGCTTTGAAAACCCTCCGCGCTACGCCGGCTACACCGCCTGGCGGGGCGTGGCGCGCCGGGCCGGAGGGCTCGTGCCCCGGGGTGTGGGGCTGGAGACCTGGGGGCGGGGCGTGAGGTTCGGCTGCGTGTACATCGGCGGCGGGCGGGTGTACTGGTTTGCCACCCAGAACGCGCCGGAGGGGGCGCGTGATGTGCCCGGAGAGAGCCGGGCGCGGGTGCTGGGGCTACTGCGCGGCTGGCACGAGCCCGTACAGGCGCTGGTACGAGCCACCCCGGAAGAGGAGATCCGGCGCGACGACATCTACGACCGCGACCCGACGCTACGCTGGGGCTCGGGCCCCGTCACCCTGCTCGGCGACGCCGCCCATCCCATGACCCCGAACCTGGGCCAGGGCGCGGGACAGGCTCTCGTGGACGCGGCGGCTCTCGGCGGCGCGCTCTCGCGCCCTGGGACCCCCGAGGCCGGGCTCAGGCTGTACGAGCGTCGCAGGGCCGCGCCGGCCGCCGCCCTCGTGCTCTTATCCCGTTACGCGGGCGTCGCCGGCCAGCTTGAGAGCCCTACGCTCACGGGTCTCCGTGACCGCGTGTTCCGCGCCGCGCCACGGAGGTTGAAGGAGCGCCAGCTACGAGAGATGCTCGGCTACCGGGGCCGCTAG
- a CDS encoding response regulator, whose protein sequence is MPARVEPESGMVSDFLATSPRGCTISAVERGTIILADSDPSVVSSAQALETAGFKVIMAGDCQSTIEESLTRKVDLIVLDVAMPQMGGVETCHCLKAMPKTSRVPVILTAGKKDPAAKTLASRTHRSVKVLRKPFEPDDLVSLAKEVVRSKSLI, encoded by the coding sequence ATGCCCGCGCGCGTGGAGCCGGAGTCCGGCATGGTCTCAGACTTCCTTGCCACCAGCCCGCGCGGGTGTACAATCTCCGCCGTGGAACGCGGAACCATAATCCTCGCGGATAGCGACCCCTCGGTAGTAAGCTCGGCCCAGGCGCTGGAGACCGCCGGCTTCAAGGTCATAATGGCCGGAGACTGCCAGAGCACCATAGAGGAGAGCCTCACCCGCAAGGTGGACCTCATAGTCCTGGACGTGGCGATGCCCCAGATGGGCGGCGTCGAGACCTGCCACTGCCTCAAGGCGATGCCGAAAACCTCCAGGGTGCCCGTGATCCTCACCGCCGGCAAGAAGGACCCGGCGGCCAAGACGCTCGCGAGCCGCACCCACCGCTCTGTGAAGGTGCTCCGCAAGCCCTTCGAGCCCGATGACCTCGTCTCGCTCGCCAAAGAGGTCGTGCGCTCGAAGTCCCTGATCTAG
- a CDS encoding 4-hydroxy-3-methylbut-2-enyl diphosphate reductase, with protein MQDQKYYRKGFKMRGEIQHLLDRDYQSAIVDSIRSSGNILEAGDLTITLAGEFGFCYGVDRAVDYAFQAREKFPDKRIFITGDMIHNASMNDRLVELGIEFLSEGFEGRPDEKFDEIGPEDVVLLPAFGAPVEWVNALRERGCIIVDTTCGSVLSVWKRVTRYAQKGFTSVIHGKYYHEETKATASQTEKEGGNGKYLIVRNLEETAHVTDFIRGELDAETLKERLGHGMSPGFEPETDLVSVGVANQTTMLMTETLAVGKEIQKAMLDRYGEENIAEHFELFDTICSATQDRQDALMQLLDQPLDVMVVIGGYNSSNTNNLAIIAEEKVPRAFHIPDGSCIEGDSIRHKPAGTPLDPAQEIVEEGWLPDGPVRIGLTAGASTPNSQIGRAVERILEARNVSAEEALA; from the coding sequence GTGCAGGATCAGAAGTACTACCGCAAAGGCTTCAAGATGCGCGGCGAGATCCAGCACCTGCTGGACCGGGACTACCAGTCCGCCATAGTGGATAGCATCCGCTCCTCGGGCAACATCCTCGAAGCCGGAGACCTCACGATAACCCTGGCCGGGGAGTTCGGCTTCTGTTACGGCGTGGACCGCGCGGTCGACTACGCCTTCCAGGCCCGCGAGAAGTTCCCCGACAAGCGCATCTTTATCACGGGGGACATGATCCACAATGCCTCCATGAACGACCGCCTCGTGGAGCTCGGCATCGAGTTCCTCTCCGAGGGCTTCGAGGGCCGCCCGGACGAGAAGTTCGACGAGATCGGGCCCGAGGACGTTGTCCTGCTGCCCGCCTTCGGCGCGCCCGTGGAGTGGGTAAACGCCCTGCGCGAGCGCGGCTGCATTATCGTGGACACCACCTGCGGCTCGGTACTGTCCGTGTGGAAGCGCGTCACCCGCTACGCCCAGAAGGGCTTTACGAGCGTTATTCACGGCAAGTACTATCACGAGGAGACCAAGGCGACCGCCTCCCAGACCGAGAAAGAAGGCGGCAACGGCAAATACCTCATCGTGCGCAACCTCGAAGAGACGGCCCACGTCACCGACTTCATCCGGGGCGAACTGGACGCCGAGACTCTAAAGGAGCGTCTCGGACACGGCATGAGCCCCGGCTTCGAGCCGGAGACGGACCTGGTGAGCGTCGGGGTGGCGAACCAGACCACGATGCTCATGACGGAGACGCTCGCGGTGGGCAAGGAGATCCAGAAGGCCATGCTCGACCGCTACGGCGAGGAGAACATCGCCGAGCACTTCGAGCTCTTCGACACCATCTGCTCGGCGACCCAGGACCGCCAGGACGCCCTGATGCAGCTACTGGATCAGCCGCTGGACGTAATGGTCGTGATCGGGGGCTACAACTCCTCGAACACGAACAACCTCGCCATAATCGCGGAGGAGAAGGTGCCGCGGGCCTTCCACATCCCGGACGGCTCGTGCATAGAGGGCGACTCCATCCGCCACAAGCCCGCCGGAACGCCGCTGGACCCCGCACAGGAGATAGTAGAAGAGGGCTGGCTGCCGGACGGACCGGTGCGTATCGGCCTCACAGCCGGGGCCTCGACCCCGAACTCCCAGATCGGCCGCGCTGTGGAGCGCATTCTGGAGGCCCGCAACGTCTCCGCCGAGGAGGCGCTGGCCTGA
- a CDS encoding roadblock/LC7 domain-containing protein, whose protein sequence is MTEDGDAATQGSESGEGGGSGLGRVLEDLRSLSGEVEAGYVVSGEGGILASTVEGGGERAGAMISALSSASTRRARERGHEAYSQVRVRAEEGYVLLTRLSDGSTLAATTGPEARVGLVLYDMRNARPEAERVLSGTSGGDDA, encoded by the coding sequence ATGACAGAAGATGGCGACGCCGCCACGCAGGGCAGCGAGAGCGGCGAGGGCGGCGGGTCCGGGCTCGGGCGTGTCCTAGAGGATCTGCGTTCGCTTTCGGGAGAGGTCGAGGCGGGGTACGTGGTCTCGGGTGAGGGAGGTATTCTCGCCTCCACGGTGGAGGGCGGTGGAGAGCGGGCCGGAGCCATGATCTCGGCCCTCTCTAGCGCATCAACCCGCCGGGCCCGGGAGCGCGGACACGAGGCATACTCACAGGTCAGGGTACGCGCGGAGGAGGGTTACGTACTGCTTACCCGTCTCTCTGATGGATCTACGCTTGCCGCCACCACGGGGCCGGAGGCCCGGGTCGGGCTCGTGCTCTATGACATGCGTAACGCCCGCCCGGAGGCAGAGCGGGTGCTATCCGGGACGAGTGGGGGCGATGATGCGTAA
- a CDS encoding PAS domain-containing protein, whose translation MRWERIYCIRLTPVLCSTSTKREPYHHTRGYAEDVRIGRKESAKLADRGSQIVRARDGAGCPVAGESDAERLRLHHAHLRPAGHALGRLADNLRQPGLRADDRLRQGRGDRQHAEDAPGSKDRPGSDRRLVRDMSEGRIFEGETINYRKDGSEFVIDWRVIPVTDDRGDVLQYLAIQRDISANRNG comes from the coding sequence GTGCGGTGGGAGCGGATTTACTGTATTCGTCTTACTCCCGTTCTATGCTCCACGAGTACGAAGCGCGAGCCGTACCACCACACGCGAGGATACGCGGAAGACGTTCGAATCGGGAGGAAAGAAAGTGCAAAACTGGCAGACCGAGGATCTCAAATCGTCCGGGCTCGAGACGGGGCTGGCTGCCCCGTTGCTGGAGAGTCTGATGCTGAACGCCTTCGACTCCATCACGCTCACCTCCGCCCGGCCGGACACGCCCTCGGGAGACTGGCCGATAACCTACGTCAACCCGGCCTTCGAGCTGATGACCGGCTACGGCAGGGAAGAGGCGATAGGCAACACGCCGAAGATGCTCCAGGGTCCAAAGACCGACCCGGAAGTGATAGACGTCTGGTGCGCGACATGTCCGAGGGGCGGATCTTCGAAGGCGAGACGATCAACTACCGCAAGGATGGCTCTGAGTTCGTCATAGACTGGCGCGTCATACCGGTAACCGACGACCGGGGAGATGTCCTCCAGTATCTCGCCATACAGCGCGACATCAGCGCCAACCGCAACGGATAA
- a CDS encoding amidohydrolase family protein codes for MLGETPLIDAHVHAARRPTLKESWTEWAARFGKNVPLDELYDDEGTIVPERLDRYMQGEGVDLAILLCEYSPLATGIQPIEDLLPIVRYNPERFRMLANLNPHYHHPVSDELERQADLGAVGLKLHPVHGGFTPNDRRLYPAYGICRDRGLPVVFHCGTSTFPGSTNRYANPELMEDVVRDFPGLKVVLAHGGRGWWYDAAAFMASMREDVWIEVSGLPPKKLPEYYVNHNFERLARKMIFGTDWPGVPGLRQNAEAIRNLGLDGETVEMILHRNARGVYRLE; via the coding sequence GTGCTGGGAGAGACTCCGCTAATAGACGCCCACGTCCACGCGGCGCGCCGCCCGACGCTCAAGGAGTCCTGGACCGAGTGGGCCGCACGCTTCGGCAAGAACGTGCCCCTCGACGAGCTCTACGACGACGAGGGCACGATAGTGCCCGAGCGCCTCGACCGCTACATGCAGGGCGAGGGCGTGGACCTTGCCATACTGCTCTGCGAGTATAGCCCGCTCGCCACCGGCATCCAGCCGATAGAGGATCTCCTGCCCATCGTGCGTTACAACCCGGAGCGTTTCCGGATGCTGGCGAACCTCAACCCGCACTACCACCATCCGGTATCCGACGAGCTGGAGCGTCAGGCGGATCTCGGCGCCGTAGGCCTCAAGCTCCACCCCGTGCATGGCGGTTTCACCCCGAACGACCGCCGGCTCTACCCGGCGTACGGGATCTGCCGCGATCGTGGTCTACCGGTGGTGTTCCACTGCGGCACCAGCACCTTCCCCGGCTCCACGAACCGCTACGCGAACCCGGAGCTCATGGAAGACGTGGTCCGCGACTTCCCCGGGCTCAAGGTGGTGCTCGCCCACGGCGGGCGTGGCTGGTGGTACGACGCCGCGGCCTTCATGGCCTCCATGCGCGAGGATGTCTGGATCGAGGTCTCCGGCCTGCCGCCGAAGAAGCTCCCCGAATACTACGTCAACCACAACTTCGAAAGGCTCGCCCGCAAGATGATCTTCGGCACCGACTGGCCCGGCGTTCCGGGCCTCCGTCAGAACGCCGAAGCCATCCGGAACCTGGGCCTAGACGGAGAGACCGTGGAGATGATCCTGCACAGGAACGCCCGGGGTGTGTACAGACTGGAGTAA
- a CDS encoding gamma carbonic anhydrase family protein — MANILSFEGKEPSVAADAYIAPTATLIGDVVVEAGASVWFGAVLRGDFNRIVIGSGTSVQDNSVIHTNEGLPTTVGSNVTVGHLSMLEGCTVGDSALIGMGSIVLNRAGVGDGAMLAAGSVVVEDAEIPSGVLAAGAPAKVKKELGGSSAEWVEMAAREYQALRLKYMNGSG, encoded by the coding sequence TTGGCGAACATACTATCTTTCGAGGGCAAGGAGCCCAGCGTCGCCGCCGATGCCTACATAGCCCCGACCGCCACGCTCATCGGAGACGTGGTGGTCGAGGCGGGGGCGAGCGTATGGTTCGGGGCGGTGCTCCGCGGGGACTTCAACCGGATCGTGATCGGGTCCGGCACCAGCGTCCAGGACAACTCCGTGATCCACACCAACGAGGGACTGCCCACGACGGTAGGATCCAACGTCACCGTCGGCCACCTCTCCATGCTCGAAGGCTGTACCGTCGGAGACTCCGCGCTTATCGGCATGGGCTCCATAGTCCTCAACCGAGCCGGCGTCGGAGACGGGGCGATGCTCGCGGCCGGCAGCGTGGTGGTAGAAGACGCCGAGATCCCGAGCGGTGTCCTAGCCGCCGGAGCGCCGGCAAAGGTCAAGAAAGAGCTCGGGGGCAGCTCGGCCGAGTGGGTCGAGATGGCCGCCCGCGAGTACCAGGCGCTCAGGCTCAAGTACATGAACGGCTCGGGCTAG
- a CDS encoding benzoate-CoA ligase family protein: MSTVLPELYNASRIVDANLEAGRAGKVAIYCEGEEVTYGELAERINRLGNSLLDLGVRQEDRVLMVLNDTPAFPVTFFAAIRIGAVPIPTNTLLGAEDYRFFVENSRAEVVVLDSQHHEKVSEGLRDLDASPTLILADGDAGGCLRLADLIEAGDAELSPADTHRDDPAFWLYSSGSTGKPKAAVHLQHDIDYTCDTYARNVLRISEEDHVFSASKLFHAYGLGNGISFPYWAGASTVLYPGKPTPEAILETAQANRPTLFFSVPTLYNAMLNHPGAEEYDLSSIRLCASAAEALPASIWHRWRDTFGSVILDGIGSTEMLHIFVSNTEEELKPGSSGKPVPGYEARIIDEEGHSLGRGHAGYLAVKGDSAAAFYWRNHEKTKATMQGDWLFAGDWYHVDEDGFYWYEGRSDDMIKVSGLWVSPVEIENVLGEHPAVIEAAAVGVTVDELTRVKASVILREDHEASEGLIGELQDWCKERLKRYQYPHVVEFAEDLPKTVTGKIQRFKLRQSPDDLEFPRQEDELV, translated from the coding sequence TTGAGTACCGTATTACCCGAGCTATACAACGCCAGCCGAATCGTAGACGCTAACCTGGAGGCCGGACGCGCCGGGAAGGTTGCGATCTACTGCGAGGGCGAAGAGGTGACCTACGGGGAGCTTGCGGAGCGGATCAATCGCCTCGGTAACTCGCTGCTCGACCTCGGGGTAAGGCAGGAGGATCGGGTGCTCATGGTCCTGAACGACACCCCGGCCTTCCCGGTGACCTTCTTCGCCGCGATACGTATCGGGGCCGTGCCAATACCCACGAACACCCTGCTCGGGGCCGAGGACTACCGGTTCTTCGTCGAGAACAGCCGGGCCGAGGTGGTGGTCCTGGACTCCCAGCATCACGAGAAGGTCTCCGAAGGTCTGCGGGATCTGGACGCGAGCCCTACCCTGATACTTGCCGATGGTGACGCCGGGGGATGCTTGAGACTGGCGGATCTCATAGAGGCCGGGGATGCGGAGTTGAGCCCGGCGGATACCCACAGGGACGACCCGGCGTTCTGGCTGTATAGCTCCGGTAGCACGGGCAAACCGAAGGCCGCCGTACACCTGCAGCACGACATAGACTATACCTGCGATACATACGCCCGTAACGTGCTGAGGATCTCTGAAGAAGATCACGTGTTCTCGGCCTCGAAGCTATTTCACGCCTACGGGCTCGGGAACGGGATCTCGTTCCCCTACTGGGCCGGGGCCTCGACGGTGCTGTATCCGGGGAAGCCGACCCCGGAGGCCATACTGGAGACGGCGCAGGCGAACAGGCCGACGCTGTTTTTCAGCGTACCGACGCTTTACAACGCGATGCTCAACCATCCCGGGGCGGAGGAGTACGATCTCTCCTCGATAAGGCTCTGCGCCTCGGCTGCGGAGGCCCTGCCGGCGAGCATCTGGCACAGGTGGAGGGATACCTTCGGCTCCGTGATCCTGGATGGTATCGGCTCCACGGAGATGCTCCACATCTTCGTCTCGAATACCGAGGAGGAGCTCAAGCCGGGCTCCAGCGGCAAGCCCGTGCCCGGCTACGAGGCCCGGATAATAGACGAGGAGGGGCATTCGCTAGGGCGCGGACACGCGGGGTATCTCGCTGTAAAGGGCGACTCCGCGGCAGCCTTCTACTGGCGGAACCACGAGAAGACCAAGGCTACCATGCAGGGCGACTGGCTGTTTGCCGGAGACTGGTATCACGTGGATGAGGACGGCTTCTACTGGTACGAGGGGCGCTCGGACGACATGATCAAGGTCAGCGGCCTCTGGGTCTCGCCGGTGGAGATAGAGAACGTGCTCGGCGAGCATCCGGCCGTGATCGAGGCCGCGGCGGTCGGCGTCACGGTAGACGAGCTGACCCGGGTGAAGGCCTCCGTGATACTGCGCGAGGACCACGAGGCCTCGGAGGGGCTGATCGGCGAGCTCCAGGACTGGTGCAAGGAACGGCTAAAACGCTACCAGTATCCGCACGTCGTAGAGTTTGCCGAAGATCTACCGAAGACCGTCACCGGGAAGATACAGCGGTTCAAGCTCCGGCAGAGCCCGGATGACCTCGAGTTCCCTCGCCAGGAGGACGAGCTAGTATAA
- a CDS encoding VOC family protein: protein MAVAHLGHAEIRVTDLEAARYFYTEIVGLYATEEDDEHVYLRAWQDWDHHTLTLTKAAEPGLDHVGWRVERPEDMSAYEKRLSELGVDYHWLEGGREPGQGDGLRFYTPSGMPFELYWEVEQFVPGHDGQASRLPSHPQRYGTRGIAPRRFDHMNFLQNSPAEDQRWLADELGIHHRYYVENSEGERLGSWMSRTNIAHEIALMRNKAQNGTRLHHTAYFLDSPDQLIRAATILADNDVKIEWGPGQHGTSGAIFLYCFDPAGNRLEIWTGGMLIFAPDWEPIRWDSSVGSLGLELWGSDVPESYFTYGTECRFTEIRNAPSTQNASATR, encoded by the coding sequence ATGGCGGTAGCACATCTAGGACACGCGGAGATCCGGGTAACCGACCTGGAGGCGGCGCGGTATTTCTACACGGAGATCGTGGGCCTCTACGCGACCGAGGAGGACGACGAGCACGTCTACCTCAGAGCCTGGCAGGATTGGGACCATCACACCCTGACCCTGACCAAGGCCGCCGAGCCCGGCCTGGATCACGTCGGATGGCGGGTCGAGAGGCCCGAGGACATGTCCGCATACGAGAAGCGCCTCTCCGAGCTAGGCGTCGATTATCACTGGCTCGAAGGCGGCCGCGAGCCGGGCCAGGGCGACGGCCTGCGCTTCTACACACCGTCCGGCATGCCTTTCGAGCTGTACTGGGAGGTCGAGCAGTTCGTCCCCGGCCACGACGGGCAGGCCTCCAGGCTCCCGAGCCACCCGCAACGCTACGGGACCCGGGGCATAGCGCCCCGCCGCTTCGACCACATGAACTTCCTGCAGAACTCGCCCGCCGAGGATCAGAGATGGCTCGCCGACGAGCTCGGCATCCACCACCGCTACTACGTCGAGAACTCCGAGGGCGAGCGGCTCGGCTCCTGGATGAGCCGGACGAACATCGCCCACGAAATCGCATTGATGCGAAACAAAGCGCAAAACGGCACCAGGCTGCACCACACGGCCTACTTCCTCGACTCGCCGGATCAGTTGATCCGGGCGGCGACCATCCTGGCGGACAACGACGTAAAGATCGAGTGGGGGCCGGGCCAGCACGGCACGAGCGGGGCCATATTCCTGTACTGTTTCGACCCGGCCGGTAACCGGCTGGAGATCTGGACCGGCGGGATGCTGATCTTCGCCCCGGACTGGGAGCCGATACGCTGGGACTCCTCGGTCGGCTCTCTGGGCCTGGAGCTCTGGGGCTCCGACGTGCCCGAGAGCTACTTCACCTACGGCACCGAGTGCCGGTTCACCGAAATCAGAAACGCCCCGAGTACCCAGAACGCCTCCGCCACGCGGTAG
- a CDS encoding class II aldolase/adducin family protein — protein sequence MRQEVIAAARALSRVGLVTAFGHASYREGDSFYITPPKPLGALEDDDPLSEVSLVGNELPAGVPGEAWVHWAIYNRRPDAGGICRAQPPVATALASASVPILPLHGQGAFLGREVPVFDEARLVREHATGEALAECLGEAGGLVMRGNGAVAVGASVGLAAARMRVLEASAEMNQRAASAGIPRPISEEEFVYWDSVSEEILGRIWAHLRG from the coding sequence ATGAGACAAGAGGTTATTGCGGCGGCCCGCGCCCTCTCCCGTGTCGGGCTCGTAACCGCTTTCGGGCACGCCTCTTACCGGGAGGGAGATAGTTTCTACATCACGCCGCCGAAGCCGCTCGGCGCCCTGGAAGACGACGATCCTCTCTCAGAGGTATCCCTAGTAGGAAACGAGTTGCCCGCCGGGGTGCCGGGCGAGGCCTGGGTTCACTGGGCGATCTACAACCGCCGCCCCGACGCCGGGGGGATCTGCCGGGCCCAGCCCCCGGTCGCGACGGCCCTGGCCTCCGCCAGCGTCCCGATACTCCCCCTGCACGGCCAGGGAGCCTTTCTGGGCCGGGAGGTCCCGGTCTTCGACGAGGCCCGGCTGGTGAGGGAGCACGCCACGGGAGAGGCTCTGGCCGAGTGCCTGGGCGAAGCCGGAGGGCTCGTGATGCGCGGTAACGGGGCGGTTGCGGTGGGCGCGAGCGTCGGGCTCGCGGCGGCCAGGATGAGGGTGCTCGAAGCCTCCGCTGAGATGAACCAGCGGGCCGCCTCGGCGGGTATACCGCGCCCGATAAGCGAGGAAGAGTTCGTCTATTGGGACTCCGTATCGGAAGAGATACTGGGTAGGATCTGGGCCCACCTGAGGGGATAA
- a CDS encoding NAD(P)-dependent alcohol dehydrogenase, translating to MVTEEKEQPFVSRELELEEPRADEVLVRVVATGVCHTDLIVRDQWYPVPLPAVLGHEGAGVVERVGDNVTRVAPGDNVVLTFNSCGLCANCASGNPAFCAEFFGRNFGASRPDGSVGLQDEGREVHSHFFGQSSFGTYALAAERSVVKVGDDAPLEQLGPLGCGVQTGAGGVLNALRPEAGSSIAVFGAGAVGMSAIMASVVAGCTTIVGVDIKPGRLELARELGATHTIDASGTDPVEEIRRITGGGVDYALETSAAPSVFRQAVDALGPLGECGLIGAAPLGTEASFDMNDILIPGKKIRGIVEGNSVPSLFIPRLIELNTQGRFPFERLIRFYDLDEINRACEDAEKGDTLKPVLRTG from the coding sequence ATGGTCACAGAGGAGAAGGAGCAGCCTTTCGTCTCCCGGGAGCTTGAGCTAGAGGAGCCGCGGGCGGATGAGGTACTGGTGCGGGTCGTGGCGACCGGGGTGTGCCACACCGACCTCATAGTCCGGGACCAGTGGTACCCGGTGCCGCTGCCGGCGGTGCTCGGCCACGAGGGCGCTGGAGTGGTCGAACGCGTCGGGGATAACGTAACGCGCGTCGCGCCCGGCGACAACGTGGTGCTCACCTTCAACTCCTGCGGCCTCTGCGCCAACTGCGCCAGCGGTAATCCGGCGTTCTGCGCCGAGTTCTTCGGGCGCAACTTCGGCGCCTCACGGCCCGACGGCTCGGTCGGGCTGCAAGACGAGGGGCGGGAGGTGCACAGCCACTTCTTCGGGCAGTCCTCGTTCGGGACCTACGCGCTGGCCGCCGAGCGGAGCGTGGTGAAGGTCGGAGACGACGCGCCGCTGGAGCAGCTCGGCCCACTGGGCTGCGGAGTACAGACCGGGGCCGGCGGGGTCTTGAACGCGCTGAGGCCGGAGGCCGGGAGCAGCATCGCCGTCTTCGGCGCCGGGGCGGTCGGGATGAGCGCGATCATGGCCTCAGTGGTGGCGGGCTGCACCACGATCGTCGGGGTGGATATAAAGCCGGGCCGTCTGGAGCTGGCCCGCGAGCTCGGCGCGACCCACACCATAGACGCCTCCGGGACCGACCCGGTCGAGGAGATCCGGCGCATCACGGGCGGTGGAGTAGACTATGCTCTAGAGACCTCTGCGGCGCCGAGCGTCTTCCGGCAGGCGGTGGACGCCTTGGGCCCTCTCGGGGAGTGCGGGCTTATCGGGGCCGCACCGCTCGGCACCGAGGCCAGCTTCGACATGAACGACATCCTCATACCGGGGAAGAAGATCCGGGGCATCGTCGAGGGCAACAGCGTGCCCTCCTTGTTCATACCGAGGCTAATAGAGCTAAACACACAGGGCAGGTTCCCGTTCGAGCGTCTTATCAGGTTCTACGACCTGGACGAGATCAACCGCGCCTGCGAGGACGCGGAGAAAGGCGATACCCTCAAGCCGGTGCTCCGCACGGGCTGA